AAATGTATAACAAAGTGCTGATGTCCTGTCATTGCataaaaaaacagaataataaaGATAGAAAATTATAACTTTTTCCACATGTTCAAAGTAAAAGTATGAACTAATGCATACTTCCACTTTAACATAACATCATAAATGAGTTCTGCTTCCTGTTTGATTGAAACTGGTCAGTTTGAACCATTTATTGATCTCTTGGCAGCTAAAATCTGAATGTCTCTCAGTAGATCAGGAGCTTGGCTGAGGTCCTTTCTCAAACCCTCGGGGATTTCCAGCTTGCAGATGTCTCTTTTTCTCACCATACTCCTGATTAACCGTATACAGTATTCTTGTAATGAGTACACTGATAAAACAAAGCATAAAtatccatttaaaatgaaactactgTGAATATCAATGCATTTTAAGATGAAGAACCTAACGCACCTGGTGCAGTGACATAGACAGGCTGGTACCGCGGGTATCCGTACACCTCATACTGCACAGGAGTTGGAAAGTAAACTTCGCTGAGGTTAACCTGCAGTTTAGCTCCGTCAGGTGCTCTGAAGATCCACGGATGAGCTGGAAAATACTTGCTTTAGTACAAGCCGGCAAGGGAACCTGGTTAAGTGTGCTAGTTCTGCGGTAACGTTACTTACTCAAAAAGGTTTTCATCTGAAGCGAACTCCTCGGTTGTATGGCGCCGTAAGACACCGGCTTCCCCTCGAAGTCTAGCCACCACGCTTCGGCATTCTGGCtggatttattaataaaagtgaTGAATGTTGGATCGTTCGAGTTGAGAGATTTCAGGGGTGCGGGCGCTTCCTGTTTGGCCATCGCGCTGGAGTAACAGTGCAGTGTCGCTGTATCACTGATAGGTGGCAGTATTACACACTCTTAACCGCGGTACACTGACTGGAAGTGATTTTAAACCGAACCCAGGGCCCCTGTTTAAAAGTTGAATAACTTCAATAGGCTATTTAAGAACATTAACAACATTGTGCAATTCTTAACAGTTCATTGGTTAAAAGGTAGAAATTAGTGGTGTAAGATATAAAACCTACATTTGGATTACAAATCTCTTATTTTTAAGTAAGGTGGAACATTTTctttcataaaatattaatagcaaCATTACCTACAAAAA
The sequence above is drawn from the Onychostoma macrolepis isolate SWU-2019 chromosome 04, ASM1243209v1, whole genome shotgun sequence genome and encodes:
- the vhll gene encoding von Hippel-Lindau-like protein, giving the protein MAKQEAPAPLKSLNSNDPTFITFINKSSQNAEAWWLDFEGKPVSYGAIQPRSSLQMKTFLTHPWIFRAPDGAKLQVNLSEVYFPTPVQYEVYGYPRYQPVYVTAPVYSLQEYCIRLIRSMVRKRDICKLEIPEGLRKDLSQAPDLLRDIQILAAKRSINGSN